The Acidobacteriota bacterium sequence TGGTACCAGTAGGCCACCGAAGCGATGTCATCGGCCAGCGGCTGGTACTTGCCGTTCGGCCACCAGCCCAGTGCCTGGATGGTCACGCGCAAGTCCTGCTGGAAGCAGATGGGATCCCTGATGTGCCATCGGTAGAGGCTCCACTTGGGCGGACCGTCTTCCCCCGAATGCTTGAGCACGTTACCGGCGTAGGCCGTGCTGTAGGTCTCGGGGAACCCGAAGCTTCCGCAAAAGTAGTCTTCGGTCCCGGTGCCGCAGATGGTGGGGAACTCCCCGTCCCCGTCGATGAAGAACTTGATCTCCCCTTCGCCGAACCAGCCGTCCGACAACTGCGTCCAGGCCAGGAAGGTCCCGGCGTATTTGCCCTGCCCCCGGACGTCGTCCAGGATGACGTATTCGGGTTGGTCGCGGTCGGTCACGGCCCGCCGCCAGCAGGCGTGCAGATAGCCCGCGCCGTCGGGGATCTCGGTCTCGGCGTAGGTGATCTGGTAGGTGAGAAGCCCCAGCTCTTCCTGGTCTTCGTTGGTGAAGCTGATCCTGGCCCGGCGCCGGAAGGGCATGGGCCAGTAACAGTTGAAGGCCGACTTGGGGATGACGGTCACGGCCAGCGAGTTGACCCGGGCGAACCGGTTGTGTCCCACGGCGAAGAAGTCGGAGACGGGGGTCTCAATGGAGGGAGACTCCTCCCCGTCCCAGTAGAAACGAAGGACGTGGGAGCGTCCCTTGGCGGGATCGGCCACCAGCCAGATGTGCTGAATCAGTCCGGGCCCTTCGACGTCCATCAGGGTCAGGGTCTCACCGGGTTTCACCTTGTAGAAGGGACTGACCTTCCATCCCTGTCCCAGGTGGCTGGCCGCTTGGCTGAAGGGCAGGGTCGCGGGATTGGGCTCCGCCATCCCCCCCCTCCCCTTCTCTCCGCCGGGATTCTCAGGAGAAATCGAGCGGGTTCGCGCCCGGCTCAGCAGGGGCAGTCCCCCCAGCCCCAGGCCAAGATGTTCCAGTGCATCCATGGGATTCCTTCTTCCGGTTCCGGCCGGAGTCGAACAGCGGCGACAAGTAGCGAGCCTGCCAGGGCGGCGTCGGTTTGGCGGACCGACCCTCGACCCGATCGGTCAGCGCTTCGAACCGCCGGAAGTGTCGTCCTTGGTGCCGGCGTAGGGGTTTTGCCTCACGATATCCAGAACCTCATCGGGCGTCCTGGCCCGGTTCAGGAGGTCCATGCGGACAGCTTCCTCTTTCCGAAGCGCCCGAACGTTGTTCAAGACGTCTTCCAGCCGGTCGGCGGGAAACTTGCAGGCGCCGTTTTCGTCCATGTGGATGATCTCCCCCGGAGCAACGTCCATGCCGGCCACCGAAACCGGCACATTGATGGCGCGAAAGGCCATGTGTCCGTGCCCGGGCGTGGTTCCGCTGAGCAGGTACTGGAACTTCATGGGACGGATCTCGTCGATGTCGCGGGAAGGGCCGTTGGAGATGGCACCCACGCACCCGACCGCCTTGAGAACTGTGGTCAGCACGCCGCCGGCCAGCCCTACCTTTCCGGCCACTTCCGGCGGAAACTTCTGCTCGAAGGCCAGGATGGTGGGTTTTCTGGACTTGCCCAGGGCTTCGACCAGGTCGGCCAGACTCAGGCAGTCGTAGCTGGGATCGGGCAACCCGTGGACACAGGTTACCGCGTAGCCGACGATTGGGCCCAGCTCCGGGAACATGCAGCGGATGGACT is a genomic window containing:
- a CDS encoding DUF2961 domain-containing protein, translating into MDALEHLGLGLGGLPLLSRARTRSISPENPGGEKGRGGMAEPNPATLPFSQAASHLGQGWKVSPFYKVKPGETLTLMDVEGPGLIQHIWLVADPAKGRSHVLRFYWDGEESPSIETPVSDFFAVGHNRFARVNSLAVTVIPKSAFNCYWPMPFRRRARISFTNEDQEELGLLTYQITYAETEIPDGAGYLHACWRRAVTDRDQPEYVILDDVRGQGKYAGTFLAWTQLSDGWFGEGEIKFFIDGDGEFPTICGTGTEDYFCGSFGFPETYSTAYAGNVLKHSGEDGPPKWSLYRWHIRDPICFQQDLRVTIQALGWWPNGKYQPLADDIASVAYWYQTEPHVPFPELPGLAHRWPR
- a CDS encoding RraA family protein, which translates into the protein MARPTDLELIEELRKFDTPSITNVVATYPGHPLCLGLYNPWTENWYTDQSIRCMFPELGPIVGYAVTCVHGLPDPSYDCLSLADLVEALGKSRKPTILAFEQKFPPEVAGKVGLAGGVLTTVLKAVGCVGAISNGPSRDIDEIRPMKFQYLLSGTTPGHGHMAFRAINVPVSVAGMDVAPGEIIHMDENGACKFPADRLEDVLNNVRALRKEEAVRMDLLNRARTPDEVLDIVRQNPYAGTKDDTSGGSKR